One genomic region from Pseudorca crassidens isolate mPseCra1 chromosome 11, mPseCra1.hap1, whole genome shotgun sequence encodes:
- the ZCRB1 gene encoding zinc finger CCHC-type and RNA-binding motif-containing protein 1 — protein sequence MSGGLAPSKSTVYVSNLPFSLTNNDLYRIFSKYGKVVKVTIMKDKDTRKSKGVAFILFLDKDSAQSCTRAINNKQLFGRVIKASIAIDNGRAAEFIRRRNYFDKSKCYECGESGHLSYACPKNMLGEREPPKKKEKKKKKKIPEPEEEIEEVEESDDEGEDPALDSLSQAIAFQQAKIEEEQKKWKPSSGGPSTSDDSRRPRIKKSTYFSDEEELSD from the exons atgAGTGGTGGATTGGCCCCAAGTAAAAGCACAGTGTATGTATCCAACCTGCCCTTTTCCCTGACCAACAATGACTTATACCGG ATATTTTCCAAGTATGGCAAAGTTGTAAA GGTTACTATAATGAAAGATAAAGATACCAGGAAGAGTAAAGGggttgcatttattttatttttggataaaGACTCTGCACAAAGCTGTACCAGGGCAATAAACAACAAACAG TTATTCGGTAGAGTGATAAAAGCAAGCATTGCTATTGACAATGGAAGAGCAGCTGAGTTCATCCGAAGACGAAACTACTTTGATAAATCTAAGTGTTATGAATGTGGG gaaagtgGACACTTAAGTTATGCCTGTCCTAAAAATATGCTTGGAGAACGTGAACctccaaagaagaaagagaaaaagaaaaaaaagaaaattcctgaaCCAGAGGAAGAAAT tgAAGAAGTAGAAGAAAGTGATGATGAAGGGGAAGATCCTGCTCTTGACAGCCTCAGTCAGGCCATAGCTTTCCAG CAAGCCaaaattgaagaagaacaaaaaaaatggaaacccaGTTCAGGGGGTCCCTCAACATCAGATGATTCAAGACGCCCAAGGATAAAGAAAAGCACATATTTCAGTGATGAGGAGGAACTTAgtgattaa